A portion of the Streptomyces sp. NBC_01335 genome contains these proteins:
- a CDS encoding M48 family metalloprotease, producing MGATLRALRALVLLAGFYVFGLLLLAAILAVDVSLTQVGLRGPNLLKLYVLSVVVALPIVQGFLMLRTPEGEEPPGLEVSEADEPALWRTVRELADAVQTRAPSRIVLTGDVNAAVSERSRFLGMLPGPRALYLGVPLVQGLSEAQLRSVLAHELGHYSHADTRLAGITVRGRAQVLRTIARFEERAGRTADRERARLQEKSDRAVAKGKRPKDVDPGRAGISFRAMSKVYGLYARFYFWATLAGARRQEFAADAAAARITGRDATASALREIPGLSAAHDFYLDRYATLGLPADLMPPRGEVFGGFGRMLTARELELASMRAELPAEAVSRYDSHPPIQERVRRIESLAPDGRTDEGKGAASGLLADMNRTLAALEDVVLVEKVRSLPRAAGWQELLDASMDARLRSADSPVHRALAMYTQAPPTLGALLKVIEDGQLWKLAQRLPLSEQAAAAKGRAFREFARPSLLGGVKAMALAELSAESRLTWEFSWSEPAAPRVVPLPDGTEPDVEAAVEAAVADVPETAALRALVAPVTTSPDSPDSPAPGSAA from the coding sequence GTGGGCGCAACCCTGCGCGCGCTGCGCGCCCTCGTCCTGCTCGCCGGCTTCTACGTCTTCGGGCTGCTGCTCCTCGCGGCGATCCTCGCCGTCGACGTGTCCCTCACCCAGGTCGGCCTGCGCGGCCCGAACCTGCTGAAGCTGTACGTCCTCTCGGTGGTCGTGGCGCTGCCGATCGTCCAGGGCTTCCTGATGCTCCGGACACCGGAAGGCGAGGAACCTCCCGGGCTGGAGGTCTCCGAGGCCGACGAGCCGGCGCTCTGGCGTACGGTGCGCGAGCTCGCCGACGCCGTCCAGACCCGGGCCCCGTCCCGGATCGTGCTCACCGGCGACGTCAACGCCGCCGTCTCCGAGCGCTCCCGCTTCCTCGGCATGCTGCCCGGCCCGCGCGCCCTCTACCTCGGCGTCCCGCTCGTTCAGGGGCTCAGCGAGGCGCAGCTCCGCTCGGTGCTCGCCCACGAGCTGGGCCACTACTCGCACGCCGACACCCGGCTGGCCGGGATCACCGTCCGGGGCCGCGCCCAGGTGCTGCGTACCATCGCGCGGTTCGAGGAGCGCGCCGGCCGGACGGCGGACCGCGAACGCGCGCGGCTGCAGGAGAAGTCCGACCGCGCCGTCGCCAAGGGCAAGCGGCCCAAGGACGTCGACCCGGGCCGGGCGGGCATCAGCTTCCGCGCGATGTCGAAGGTGTACGGCCTGTACGCCCGGTTCTACTTCTGGGCGACGCTCGCGGGTGCCCGCCGCCAGGAGTTCGCGGCGGACGCGGCGGCGGCCCGGATCACGGGGCGCGACGCGACCGCGTCGGCGCTGCGCGAGATCCCCGGGCTGAGCGCCGCCCACGACTTCTACCTCGACCGGTACGCGACGCTCGGGCTGCCCGCGGATCTGATGCCGCCGCGCGGCGAGGTGTTCGGCGGCTTCGGCCGGATGCTGACGGCGCGCGAACTGGAACTCGCCTCGATGCGCGCCGAGCTGCCCGCCGAGGCCGTCTCCCGCTACGACTCGCACCCGCCGATCCAGGAGCGCGTGCGCCGCATCGAGTCGCTGGCCCCCGACGGCCGCACCGACGAGGGCAAGGGCGCCGCGTCCGGGCTGCTCGCCGACATGAACCGGACGCTGGCGGCACTGGAGGACGTGGTGCTGGTCGAGAAGGTGCGCTCGCTGCCCCGCGCGGCCGGCTGGCAGGAGCTGCTGGACGCGTCCATGGACGCGCGGCTGCGCTCGGCGGACTCCCCCGTGCACCGCGCGCTGGCCATGTACACGCAGGCGCCGCCGACGCTCGGTGCGCTGCTGAAGGTGATCGAGGACGGTCAGCTCTGGAAGCTCGCGCAGCGGCTGCCGCTCTCCGAGCAGGCCGCCGCCGCCAAGGGGCGCGCGTTCCGCGAGTTCGCGCGGCCCTCACTCCTCGGCGGGGTGAAGGCGATGGCACTGGCGGAGCTCTCCGCCGAATCCCGCCTGACCTGGGAGTTCTCCTGGTCGGAGCCGGCCGCGCCGCGTGTCGTCCCGCTTCCGGACGGCACCGAGCCCGATGTCGAGGCCGCTGTGGAAGCGGCGGTGGCCGACGTCCCCGAGACGGCCGCGCTGCGCGCGCTGGTCGCACCCGTCACGACCTCCCCGGACTCGCCGGACTCGCCGGCCCCCGGCTCCGCCGCGTGA
- a CDS encoding cystathionine gamma-synthase has translation MTDQHSFETLAIHAGSTADPLTGAVVPPIYQVSTYKQDGVGGLRGGYEYSRSANPTRTALEENLAALEGGRRGLAFASGLAAEDCLLRTLLTPGDHVVIPNDAYGGTFRLFAKVASRWGVEFSVADTSDVAAVRAAITPRTKAVWVETPSNPLLGITDIAAVADVARQAGARLVVDNTFASPYLQQPLALGADVVVHSTTKYMGGHSDVVGGALIVDDAGLAEELAFHQNAMGAVAGPFDAWLVLRGIKTLAVRMDRHTENAGRIAELLTRHPEVTQVLYPGLPDHPGHEVAAKQMRAFGGMVSFRVRGGEEAAVNVCDRAKLFTLGESLGGVESLLEHPGRMTHASAAGSPLEVPADLVRLSVGIENGDDLLADLAQALG, from the coding sequence ATGACCGACCAGCACAGCTTCGAGACCCTCGCGATCCACGCGGGAAGCACCGCCGATCCGCTCACCGGCGCCGTCGTTCCGCCCATCTACCAGGTGTCCACGTACAAGCAGGACGGTGTCGGCGGACTGCGCGGGGGATACGAGTACAGCCGCAGCGCCAACCCGACGCGCACCGCCCTGGAGGAGAACCTGGCGGCGCTGGAGGGCGGCCGGCGCGGACTCGCCTTCGCCTCCGGACTCGCCGCCGAGGACTGCCTGCTCCGTACGCTGCTCACCCCCGGCGACCACGTGGTGATCCCGAACGACGCCTACGGCGGCACCTTCCGGCTGTTCGCCAAGGTCGCGTCGCGCTGGGGCGTGGAGTTCTCGGTGGCCGACACCTCGGACGTGGCCGCGGTACGCGCCGCGATCACCCCGCGCACCAAGGCGGTCTGGGTCGAGACGCCCTCCAACCCGCTGCTCGGCATCACCGACATCGCGGCCGTCGCGGACGTGGCCCGCCAGGCCGGTGCCCGGCTGGTCGTCGACAACACCTTCGCCAGCCCCTACCTCCAGCAGCCGCTGGCGCTGGGCGCGGACGTCGTGGTGCACTCCACCACCAAGTACATGGGCGGCCACTCCGACGTGGTCGGTGGCGCGCTGATCGTCGACGACGCCGGTCTCGCCGAGGAGTTGGCCTTCCACCAGAACGCGATGGGCGCGGTCGCGGGCCCGTTCGACGCCTGGCTGGTGCTGCGCGGCATCAAGACCCTCGCCGTCCGCATGGACCGGCACACCGAGAACGCCGGCCGGATCGCCGAACTGCTCACCCGCCATCCCGAGGTGACGCAGGTCCTCTACCCCGGACTGCCGGACCACCCGGGCCACGAGGTCGCCGCCAAGCAGATGCGGGCGTTCGGCGGCATGGTCTCCTTCCGCGTGCGCGGCGGCGAGGAGGCGGCCGTCAACGTCTGCGACCGTGCGAAGCTGTTCACCCTCGGCGAGTCGCTCGGCGGCGTCGAGTCGCTGCTGGAGCACCCGGGCCGGATGACCCACGCCTCCGCCGCCGGCTCCCCGCTGGAGGTCCCCGCCGACCTGGTACGGCTCTCCGTCGGCATCGAGAACGGCGACGACCTGCTGGCCGACCTCGCCCAGGCACTCGGCTGA
- a CDS encoding DUF1059 domain-containing protein: MTRKVADCRKYPSVSGCSLTISGEENEVVRAAAEHAVSVHEHKDGPELREQIRASLDDENAKSAV; the protein is encoded by the coding sequence ATGACCAGGAAAGTCGCCGACTGCCGTAAGTATCCGAGCGTGTCGGGCTGCTCACTGACCATCTCCGGCGAGGAGAACGAGGTCGTCCGGGCAGCGGCCGAGCACGCCGTCTCGGTGCACGAGCACAAGGACGGCCCCGAACTGCGTGAGCAGATCAGGGCCTCGCTGGACGACGAGAACGCGAAGTCCGCCGTCTGA
- a CDS encoding MarR family winged helix-turn-helix transcriptional regulator, protein MPPQDMTNAASPSGDDVSPPQGPDPVVLDTLQHQVAVFARRAEQTRLGGVGKVRNSMDRAAYLLLNRLDREGPMGVKALAAGMGIDSSTVTRQVAPLVDTGLVKRTSHPEDGRAVVLQLSPRGQARLDEVRASRRDLMSQVTDDWSEEERETFCALLTRFNSALALRQAAHQPQSD, encoded by the coding sequence ATGCCCCCTCAGGACATGACGAATGCTGCGTCTCCTTCCGGGGACGACGTCTCCCCTCCACAGGGTCCCGACCCCGTCGTCCTCGACACGCTCCAGCACCAGGTGGCGGTCTTCGCCCGGCGTGCCGAGCAGACCCGTCTCGGTGGCGTCGGCAAGGTCCGCAACTCGATGGACCGGGCCGCGTACCTGCTGCTGAACCGGCTGGACCGGGAAGGCCCGATGGGCGTGAAGGCGCTGGCCGCGGGCATGGGCATCGACTCCTCGACGGTGACCCGTCAGGTCGCCCCGCTCGTGGACACCGGGCTGGTCAAGCGGACCTCGCACCCGGAGGACGGCCGGGCGGTGGTGCTCCAGTTGTCGCCGCGCGGGCAGGCCCGCCTCGACGAGGTGCGCGCCTCCCGCCGGGATCTGATGTCGCAGGTCACGGACGACTGGAGCGAGGAGGAGCGGGAGACCTTCTGCGCCCTGCTGACGCGCTTCAACAGTGCTCTCGCGCTCCGGCAGGCGGCTCACCAGCCGCAGAGCGACTGA
- the ilvA gene encoding threonine ammonia-lyase, translated as MSFRTSAPHPPLILDDVRGAQKILSGVARTTVMEGSRHLSELVGAPVQFKCENLQRTGSFKLRGAYVRIAGLTPEERAGGVVAASAGNHAQGVALASSLRGVRSTVFMPVGAPLPKVAATREYGAEVRLHGQVVDETLAAAQEYAERAGAVFIHPFDHPDIIAGQGTVGLEILEQCPEVRTIVVGIGGGGLAAGIAVAVKALRPDVKIIGVQAAGAAAYPPSLAAGHPVALETTPQTMADGIRVGRPGDVPFGLIQELVDEVRTVTEDELSSALLLCLERAKLVVEPAGASPVAALLSDPKSFRGPVVAVLSGGNVDPLLMQRTLRHGMAAAGRYLSLRVRMVDRPGALAALLATLSGADANVLDISHVRTEPRLGLTEAEVELHLETKGPEHCEEVAAVLRAAGHLIVE; from the coding sequence ATGAGCTTCCGTACGTCCGCACCCCACCCGCCGCTGATCCTCGACGACGTCCGGGGCGCCCAGAAAATACTGTCCGGCGTGGCCAGAACGACCGTGATGGAGGGCAGCCGCCACCTGTCGGAGCTCGTCGGCGCCCCCGTCCAGTTCAAGTGCGAGAACCTCCAGCGCACCGGCTCCTTCAAGCTGCGCGGAGCCTACGTACGCATCGCCGGCCTCACCCCGGAGGAGCGGGCGGGCGGAGTCGTCGCCGCGAGTGCCGGAAACCATGCGCAGGGTGTCGCACTCGCCTCCTCTCTGCGCGGCGTACGTTCCACGGTCTTCATGCCGGTCGGCGCTCCCCTCCCCAAGGTCGCCGCGACCCGCGAGTACGGCGCCGAGGTCCGGCTGCACGGCCAGGTCGTGGACGAGACCCTGGCCGCCGCCCAGGAGTACGCGGAGCGGGCCGGAGCGGTCTTCATCCACCCCTTCGACCACCCCGACATCATCGCGGGCCAGGGCACCGTCGGCCTGGAGATCCTCGAACAGTGCCCCGAGGTCCGCACCATCGTCGTGGGCATCGGCGGCGGCGGACTGGCCGCCGGCATCGCCGTCGCCGTCAAGGCACTCCGCCCCGACGTGAAGATCATCGGCGTGCAGGCGGCGGGCGCCGCCGCGTACCCGCCCTCCCTCGCCGCCGGGCACCCGGTCGCCCTGGAGACGACCCCGCAGACGATGGCCGACGGCATCAGGGTCGGCCGCCCCGGCGACGTACCGTTCGGCCTGATCCAGGAGCTGGTGGACGAGGTCCGCACGGTCACCGAGGACGAACTCTCCAGCGCCCTGCTGCTCTGCCTGGAACGGGCCAAGCTCGTCGTCGAGCCCGCGGGCGCCAGCCCCGTCGCCGCGCTGCTCAGCGACCCGAAGTCCTTCCGGGGGCCGGTCGTCGCCGTGCTCTCCGGCGGAAACGTGGACCCGCTGCTCATGCAGCGCACCCTCCGCCACGGCATGGCCGCGGCCGGCCGCTACCTGAGCCTGCGGGTGCGGATGGTGGACCGGCCCGGCGCCCTGGCCGCCCTGCTGGCCACCCTCTCCGGCGCCGACGCGAACGTGCTCGACATCAGCCACGTACGGACCGAACCGCGCCTCGGCCTCACCGAGGCGGAGGTCGAACTCCACCTGGAGACCAAGGGCCCCGAGCACTGCGAGGAGGTCGCCGCGGTCCTCCGCGCCGCCGGGCACCTCATCGTCGAGTGA
- a CDS encoding ATP-binding cassette domain-containing protein: protein MPGAIHAEGLVKTFGDVRALDGVDLDVPKGTVLGLLGPNGAGKTTAVRVLTTLLQPDSGRAEVAGIDVLAKPNEVRRSIGLSGQFAAVDEYLTGRENLQMVARLYQMRARDAKKRADELLERFHLTDAADRTAKTYSGGMRRRLDLAAALVVRPPVMFMDEPTTGLDPRNRQQLWEVIEELVGGGTTLLLTTQYLEEADHLAHDICVIDHGKVIERGTSDQLKARTGGERVEVVVHTPEEIEPAREALARYGKGEVTVVRHMRKLTIPVTGGAKLLAEVIRDLDGRNVEIDDIGLRRPTLDDVFISLTGHAAEGENGNGEGRNGEGPDGESGNTGGGTGGGGSTAASPGSGNAKEDAR from the coding sequence GTGCCAGGTGCGATCCACGCCGAAGGTCTGGTCAAGACCTTCGGCGACGTACGAGCGCTGGACGGCGTCGATCTCGACGTCCCCAAAGGAACGGTCCTCGGCCTCCTCGGCCCCAACGGCGCGGGCAAGACCACCGCCGTACGCGTCCTCACCACCCTGCTGCAACCCGACAGCGGCCGGGCCGAGGTCGCGGGCATCGACGTCCTGGCCAAACCCAACGAGGTACGCCGCTCCATCGGGCTGTCCGGGCAGTTCGCCGCGGTCGACGAGTACCTGACCGGCCGCGAGAACCTCCAGATGGTCGCCCGGCTCTACCAGATGCGCGCCCGCGACGCGAAGAAGCGGGCGGACGAGCTGCTGGAGCGGTTCCACCTCACAGACGCGGCCGACCGGACCGCCAAGACGTACTCGGGCGGCATGCGGCGCCGGCTCGACCTCGCGGCGGCCCTCGTGGTCCGGCCGCCGGTCATGTTCATGGACGAGCCGACCACCGGCCTCGACCCCCGCAACCGCCAGCAGCTCTGGGAGGTCATCGAGGAACTCGTCGGTGGCGGAACGACTCTGCTGCTGACCACGCAGTACCTCGAAGAGGCCGACCACCTCGCCCACGACATCTGCGTCATCGACCACGGCAAGGTCATCGAACGCGGTACGTCCGACCAGCTCAAGGCCCGTACCGGCGGCGAACGCGTCGAGGTCGTCGTCCACACCCCGGAAGAGATCGAACCCGCCCGCGAGGCACTGGCCCGGTACGGCAAGGGCGAAGTCACCGTCGTGCGGCACATGCGCAAACTCACCATCCCGGTCACCGGCGGCGCCAAACTCCTCGCCGAGGTCATCCGCGACCTGGACGGCCGGAACGTCGAGATCGACGACATCGGGCTGCGCCGCCCCACCCTGGACGACGTCTTCATCTCGCTCACCGGCCACGCGGCCGAGGGCGAGAACGGGAACGGCGAGGGACGGAACGGCGAAGGGCCGGACGGAGAGAGCGGCAACACCGGAGGCGGCACGGGAGGGGGCGGCTCGACGGCGGCTTCCCCCGGGTCCGGGAACGCGAAGGAGGACGCACGGTGA
- a CDS encoding ABC transporter permease, with amino-acid sequence MTTRTEEAPTSLAPRPSGGIVQSVGDSLVIAKRNLIRMTRIPEVVLFGLIQPIMFVVLFSYVFGGSMNVGGSTSPEVYRNFLMAGIFAQTVTFATAGAGAGIADDMHKGLIDRFRSLPMARGAVLTGRTIADLVQTTLTVMVLVVVALLVGWRIHEGIWKALGAFGLLLLLGYAFSWIGALIGLTVRTPEAATSGGLIWLFPVTFISNAFVDSSQMASWLQPIADWNPFSATVQACRVLFGNPGVSPSDAWPMQHPVWASLIWSVVITVVFRTLAVRKYRRAAV; translated from the coding sequence GTGACCACGCGCACGGAAGAGGCCCCGACGAGCCTGGCCCCCCGCCCGTCCGGCGGCATCGTCCAGTCGGTCGGCGACTCCCTGGTGATCGCCAAACGGAACCTGATCAGGATGACCCGCATCCCCGAGGTGGTTCTCTTCGGGCTGATCCAGCCGATCATGTTCGTGGTGCTGTTCAGCTACGTCTTCGGCGGCTCGATGAACGTGGGCGGCTCGACCTCCCCGGAGGTCTACCGCAACTTCCTGATGGCCGGCATCTTCGCCCAGACCGTCACCTTCGCCACGGCGGGAGCCGGCGCGGGCATCGCGGACGACATGCACAAGGGCCTCATCGACCGGTTCCGCTCCCTGCCCATGGCCCGGGGCGCGGTCCTCACCGGGCGGACCATCGCCGACCTCGTACAGACCACCCTCACCGTGATGGTGCTCGTGGTCGTCGCCCTGCTCGTCGGCTGGCGCATCCACGAGGGCATCTGGAAGGCTCTGGGCGCCTTCGGCCTGCTCCTGCTGCTCGGGTACGCCTTCTCCTGGATCGGCGCCCTCATCGGGCTGACCGTACGCACCCCGGAGGCGGCGACCTCCGGCGGCCTGATCTGGCTCTTCCCGGTGACGTTCATCTCCAACGCCTTCGTGGACTCCAGCCAGATGGCGTCCTGGCTCCAGCCGATCGCCGACTGGAACCCGTTCAGCGCGACCGTGCAGGCGTGCCGCGTCCTCTTCGGCAACCCGGGTGTCTCCCCGTCCGACGCCTGGCCGATGCAGCACCCGGTCTGGGCCTCGCTGATCTGGTCCGTCGTGATCACCGTGGTCTTCCGGACGCTGGCGGTCCGCAAGTACCGGCGGGCGGCGGTCTGA
- the greA gene encoding transcription elongation factor GreA has translation MTQTSENVTWLTQEAYNQLKAELEYLSGPARTEISVKIAAAREEGDLRENGGYHAAKEEQGKMELRVRQLTQLLEHAKVGEAPADDGVVEPGMVVTIAFDGDEDDTVTFLLASREYASTEIETYSPQSPLGKGVNGKRMGDDAEYELPNGKKATVKILSAKPYTG, from the coding sequence GTGACCCAGACCAGCGAAAACGTCACCTGGCTCACGCAGGAGGCGTACAACCAGCTCAAGGCCGAGCTGGAGTACCTGTCTGGTCCCGCGCGCACGGAGATCTCCGTAAAGATCGCGGCGGCCCGCGAGGAGGGCGACCTCCGCGAGAACGGCGGGTACCACGCGGCCAAGGAAGAGCAGGGCAAGATGGAGCTCCGGGTGCGTCAGCTCACCCAGCTCCTGGAGCACGCGAAGGTCGGCGAGGCGCCGGCCGACGACGGTGTGGTCGAGCCCGGCATGGTCGTGACGATCGCCTTCGACGGCGACGAGGACGACACGGTGACCTTCCTGCTCGCCTCCCGTGAGTACGCGAGCACGGAGATCGAGACGTACTCGCCGCAGTCGCCGCTCGGCAAGGGCGTCAACGGCAAGCGCATGGGCGACGACGCGGAGTACGAGCTGCCCAACGGCAAGAAGGCCACGGTGAAGATCCTGTCGGCCAAGCCGTACACCGGCTGA
- a CDS encoding DUF4307 domain-containing protein: MTALREATPEGRYGRSRDEQADRKLRVVGAVLGAALVGVIVWIGVDYIGGTDISAELIKSKVVSDERAEAHLEVHKDKDSGGFCTVRALDAAGSEVARKDFRFDQHVGRVDEVVALRTTARASAVELVGCTSGGSAG; encoded by the coding sequence ATGACGGCGCTGCGCGAGGCCACACCCGAGGGCCGGTACGGCCGGAGCCGGGACGAGCAGGCCGACCGCAAGCTCAGGGTGGTCGGCGCGGTCCTGGGTGCGGCGCTGGTCGGCGTGATCGTGTGGATCGGTGTGGACTACATCGGCGGTACGGACATCAGCGCCGAGCTGATCAAGTCCAAGGTCGTCTCCGACGAGCGGGCCGAGGCCCATCTCGAAGTGCACAAGGACAAGGACTCAGGCGGCTTCTGCACGGTCCGCGCCCTGGACGCGGCGGGCAGCGAGGTGGCCCGCAAGGACTTCCGCTTCGACCAGCACGTGGGGCGCGTCGACGAGGTCGTGGCGCTGCGGACGACGGCCCGGGCCAGCGCGGTGGAGCTGGTGGGCTGCACGAGCGGCGGCTCGGCCGGCTGA
- the mca gene encoding mycothiol conjugate amidase Mca, producing MTEQLRLMAVHAHPDDESSKGAATMAKYVSEGVDVMVVTCTGGERGSILNPRLQGDAYIEENIHEVRRKEMDEARAILGVQQEWLGFVDSGLPEGDPLPPLPEGCFALEDEETAAGRLVARIRSFRPQVVTTYDENGGYPHPDHIMTHKITMIAFDGANDKERFPEDEFGPVWEPRKLYYNQGFNRPRTLALHEALLARGLESPYGDWLKRWDEMQHTERTLTTHIPCAEFFEVRDRALIAHATQIDPEGGWFRVPMDVQKEVWPTEEYELVKSSVDTSLPESDLFAGIRDNA from the coding sequence TTGACCGAGCAGCTGCGCCTGATGGCCGTCCACGCCCACCCCGACGACGAGTCGAGCAAGGGCGCGGCCACCATGGCCAAGTACGTGTCCGAGGGGGTGGACGTCATGGTCGTCACCTGCACCGGTGGCGAGCGTGGTTCCATCCTCAACCCCCGGCTCCAGGGAGACGCGTACATCGAGGAGAACATCCACGAGGTGCGCAGGAAGGAGATGGACGAGGCCCGCGCGATTCTCGGCGTCCAGCAGGAATGGCTCGGCTTCGTCGACTCCGGCCTCCCCGAGGGCGACCCGCTGCCTCCGCTTCCCGAGGGCTGCTTCGCACTGGAGGACGAGGAGACCGCCGCAGGGCGCCTCGTCGCCCGGATCCGTTCGTTCCGCCCGCAGGTCGTCACCACGTACGACGAGAACGGCGGCTACCCGCACCCCGACCACATCATGACCCACAAGATCACGATGATCGCGTTCGACGGTGCGAACGACAAGGAGCGCTTCCCCGAGGACGAGTTCGGCCCCGTCTGGGAACCGCGGAAGCTGTACTACAACCAGGGCTTCAACAGGCCCCGCACCCTCGCCCTGCACGAGGCGCTCCTGGCGCGCGGCCTGGAGTCCCCGTACGGCGACTGGCTGAAGCGCTGGGACGAGATGCAGCACACCGAACGCACCCTGACCACGCACATCCCGTGCGCGGAGTTCTTCGAGGTGCGTGACCGTGCGCTCATCGCCCACGCCACGCAGATCGACCCGGAGGGCGGCTGGTTCCGCGTGCCGATGGACGTGCAGAAGGAGGTCTGGCCGACCGAGGAGTACGAGCTCGTGAAGTCGAGCGTCGATACCTCCCTCCCCGAGAGCGATCTCTTCGCGGGCATCCGCGACAATGCCTGA
- a CDS encoding Uma2 family endonuclease, which translates to MSVDAVMHTEFPAGYVVFFGTDGKVVMTPRSEEHSNTIRSMQIDSLALGRHAKVISDVYIEFPADENSAPDFAIMREDAQRHGKRYGFEDALLIAEVVSVSSARKDYDDCTAKYGRSGIPVYVVVDPYAAEVVVHTRPAGSRYIAAHTHNYGSGKLPIELADGRTYTLDLDELPRPEPDAR; encoded by the coding sequence ATGAGCGTCGACGCGGTCATGCACACCGAGTTCCCCGCGGGGTACGTGGTCTTCTTCGGTACCGACGGGAAGGTGGTCATGACTCCGCGGAGCGAGGAGCACTCCAACACCATCAGGTCGATGCAGATCGACTCCTTGGCCCTCGGTCGGCACGCGAAGGTCATCTCCGACGTGTACATCGAATTCCCGGCCGACGAGAACTCTGCCCCCGACTTCGCGATCATGCGGGAGGACGCGCAGCGGCACGGCAAGCGTTACGGCTTCGAGGACGCGCTGCTGATCGCCGAGGTGGTGTCGGTCTCCTCAGCGCGCAAGGACTACGACGACTGCACCGCGAAGTACGGCCGCTCCGGCATCCCGGTCTACGTGGTGGTTGACCCGTACGCCGCCGAGGTCGTCGTCCACACCCGACCCGCCGGATCCCGCTACATCGCGGCCCACACGCACAACTACGGCTCGGGCAAGCTGCCCATCGAGCTGGCCGACGGACGTACGTACACCCTCGACCTGGACGAACTGCCCCGGCCCGAGCCGGACGCCCGCTGA
- a CDS encoding cobalamin B12-binding domain-containing protein: MTPTSTDVQGLRDQLWAAVTSRDEYRAADIVFTALDDGLDAETALLALIAPVQAKVGAEWAANRLSVAQEHAASAITERVIAALAHHPAHRTPPSLGHITVACVEQEWHSLPARLLAEVLTLRGWRVDFLGAQVPTPHLIAHLHNSGADTVALSSSLPTRLPAAHAAITACQAIGIPVLVGGAAFGPDGRYARLLGADAWAPDARAAACRLADGIPAPTPARGHQQIDDLPHLTDQEYTLVSRTQPQLVKTVLTRLEDRFPAMATYTNHQRERTAEDLAHIVDFLAVALYTDDDDLFTTFITWTAGILTARQVPARSLHPALDILATELKDFPRTTRLLDQARFALDRAPAATGPHPGATT; this comes from the coding sequence ACCCCCACGAGCACCGACGTCCAGGGTCTGCGGGATCAGTTGTGGGCGGCCGTCACGTCCCGTGACGAGTACCGCGCCGCGGACATCGTCTTCACGGCTCTCGACGACGGCCTGGACGCGGAGACGGCCCTGCTGGCGCTCATCGCCCCCGTGCAGGCGAAGGTGGGCGCCGAATGGGCCGCCAACCGGCTCAGCGTCGCGCAGGAGCACGCGGCCAGCGCCATCACCGAACGGGTCATCGCCGCCCTCGCCCACCACCCCGCCCACCGCACCCCACCCAGCCTCGGTCACATCACCGTGGCCTGCGTGGAACAGGAATGGCACTCGCTCCCCGCCCGCCTCCTGGCCGAAGTCCTCACCCTGCGCGGCTGGCGGGTCGACTTCCTCGGCGCCCAGGTCCCCACCCCGCACCTCATCGCCCACCTCCACAACAGCGGCGCCGACACGGTGGCCCTTTCCTCCTCCCTCCCCACCCGGCTGCCCGCCGCCCACGCGGCGATCACCGCCTGCCAGGCCATCGGCATCCCCGTCCTCGTCGGCGGCGCAGCCTTCGGACCCGACGGCCGATACGCCCGCCTCCTCGGCGCAGACGCCTGGGCCCCCGACGCACGCGCCGCGGCCTGCCGACTCGCCGACGGCATCCCCGCCCCCACACCCGCTCGCGGGCACCAGCAGATCGACGACCTGCCCCATCTGACGGACCAGGAGTACACGCTCGTCAGCCGCACCCAGCCGCAGCTCGTCAAGACCGTTCTCACCCGGCTCGAAGACCGCTTCCCCGCGATGGCCACCTACACCAACCACCAGCGTGAGCGCACCGCCGAAGACCTCGCCCACATCGTCGACTTCCTCGCCGTCGCCCTCTACACGGACGACGACGACCTGTTCACCACGTTCATCACCTGGACCGCGGGCATCCTCACCGCACGCCAGGTACCCGCCCGTTCCCTGCACCCCGCCCTGGACATCCTGGCCACCGAACTCAAGGACTTCCCCCGGACCACACGGCTGCTCGACCAGGCACGCTTCGCTCTGGACCGTGCACCCGCCGCCACCGGGCCGCACCCCGGAGCGACCACATGA